The DNA window caatgatcattttgtaactttttaaaattaattaattaaaatataaacttattaataatttaatgagatAGATGttatttattctaaatataaataatgttaGCTTTCCCttcccttaaaaaaaaaaactatccaAATGAGGAAAAAGGATATTCTTTTGTAACATAGGGTTagttttatccaattttttataaccaaaaataaaattatcaattaaattaaaaagaattgaGACCTTTTCGCCTAAAGCTTTTAGAAATTCCCATTACtcttaaaaatgttaattttaattaaatctcttttgaaaaatttctcaaaatttattattaaatcctccaaaaattttaaattaatatccaTCCGCCACAAATGTACTGTGTTAAACTACTTCAATCGGTAAAAAACCGATATAcagcaggaaaagaagccgaaaatcctttttatttttattttttttccaaaaacatcTATATTTGTTTGACATAAAATCATTTTTTAGAAGATTTAGAATTCATCTCACATCAGTCTTACTACTTTTTAGTGCTTCGATTTGGGGAACGGCAGCCATTTACAAATAATGAAGAACTGAATTAACAATCACTAATAGATATAACAGTGACAATCTTTCATTTACTAATCCAATATGACGTGAAAAATCAGGATTtaaattcacaggtttaaacgCCAGCTATATAGCTCTAAATTATACACATTTTTATACAAAAATCTCATTGCCGATGTCCTTCCGGCAATTGAACCACCTTGTGAAACGGTACCGTCCGCTGAGGCAAAGCTCCATCTTCCTCGTCATCATCGAATTCCAGTAAATACCTAGACAAATAACCCacatttaattaactaataataacaataacgaACAGTCCGAAATGAAAAGTTCATGCTCAGATACGTGGAGAAGATCGATAAAACGAGGAAGAACATTATCAGGCAGACAACAAGTGACCTATTTATCTGCTACATTACGGAAAGAATTGAGGATGTCACTTACTCATCTGATTTCCTCTGGAAAGACAGAAATGGTTGACAGCCCCCCATCGATACACACAAGAAATTAGTAGTCAGTTCAATATATAAAAAGTAACATAAAAACCGGAGCAAATGACCCAGAATCAATTTTCGGGCACTGATGAGTGATGCATGGAATCATCACCTTTCGAGGAGTGCTGATGACAGTTGCCTTATACAGTGCGGTTGTTCCAGGATAAACGGCCAAAACTTGTCTCCCGGCAGGGAATTCTGGAGTACTAGCTGGGTCGTTCCGCTTCGGGAAAGGTATAATGCAAGATGCAGGCAGCTTGTACTTCCTGAAGTTGCAATAACAAAAACCgaatattatttgtattttttcaaGTATTCTTGAAATCTATGCTGCTCTGACTATGTCCAACACATCCAAATATGGGTAATATAACTCAAAATTACAGTTAAAGCATGCTGTCAACACAAATAATTGAGCCACCATTTcttatgttttaaaatataaaaggtcgAAAAAATAAACTCTAGTAGTATACAAGTAAATTCCTAACTGATTTCCAATTCCAGTCTTAATTTACAGAAACAATAAAACATGATAGTCCCTTCTTACCAGTGAGTAACAAAACTCGAACAAGCATAATATAGAAAACTATTTCGATGCAACTTAACTTAAAAAGAACTAAAGCATAAAAGCGTACTTTTGGCCACTGCCCTCTTCCTCATCACCCGGCTCCTCGTCGAGTACTTCAAATCTGCGAATGGGAAATGAAACCTTAACCAAGAACAAAGAAGACTCCAAATGGAAACATCTTACAGGAACCGTACTTACTCTTTTGTTTTCTCGTCAAAATTTATCACTTTTACGACAAACCACTCATCCTTCTCAGCATCCGAGGTGACTCTTGCAGCTACCTGAGTATATGAATGCAATAAATTAGGTCTACGAACAAATATCAATACAAATCTGGTTTTTTATGTTTGCTACATCATCTAAAAACTTACCTGTTCATCTTTGAGACTAACACATGCCTCGATATGACTCCGCATTGAAGGAGAAAGGCGAGAAATATCCGAATCAGACTTCATTCTTTTCCTTTTCTGATCATTACCATCTGCAGTTTGTTTCATGTCAGCTACATAAATAGGGAAGTTCCGATACTCTTATACTAATATCCAAAATCCACAAAAAGAAATGAGTTTTCCTTTTTGGCATATCTCATACATTCAATGTCCGAGTTTTGGAAGAATACAAACCATTACCATCTGCAGTTTGTTTAATGTCAGCTACATAAATAGGGAAGTTCCGATACTCTTATACTAATATCCAAAATCCACAAAAAGAAATGAGTTTTCCTTTTTGGCATATCTCATACATTCAATGTCCAAGTTTTGGAAGAATACAAAGAACATAAACACTTAATAATTTCAACTATCACAAAATAATTCGGGACCTGTAGTCATATCACTTCAAGAACCTTCATGTCATCAACCAAGCAAATGTATGTTTCATTAAACAACTCACCTATTGTACTTTCCGATAGGACAAAGAGACGACATAACACGGAGAAAATCAAATCATACAAGATTACAGCATTATCTtaacatatttttcattattatataaCCACGGTTAAAGGGTAAGTCAAGTGCTTGGTTGCCTTTTCCTTTTTCGCGATAAAAAGcgaaatgtaaaagaaaaaaggtGTGAATATCTAAAAAGCAAAGCACCAATCAAACCAAGCTTAAATGTTGTCATGCAAAGAGAGAAATGAATATAGAGGTTAAAGCAATCAAAATGTCTGATATAGACATATTTGGTAGTAGCACGTACCCATCTTTCTTCGTTGTTGTCCCGGAGGTCCAGATGGCAAGAAAGCATCAAGTTGATTTAGTAACAAGTTCGAAATCCTGTATCAATGCCATAACAATGGGTTTGTCAAAAACAACAGAAACAGTACTGGAAAACATAAAAGGCTAGACAGAAAGTTCGTTGCTACACTGGCCCCAAATACCAATAGAGAAAGAATTGTGAATTTGCAGAAGCCCAGGTTAACTAGAAAATGTGGAGGGAGAAAGAGAGAGAAGGAAAAAGCAAATTGTACAAGACTTCCTTAGAGATAATGTGCATACGTTACTTCTCTTTCCGAAAGATCTCTAGCTTGAATATATAAACTTTTCAGCCTCGATAATGAAGAATCGCCGGGTTTCTCAACTACCTCAGGAGCTGCATATACATAGAAGTTCTAGATTAGTTATAAACGGTCACTATCAGTAATAGTTAAACAAGAATAAGGCCAAAGAAggttaaagaagaaggaaaacaATTCTCGAATCTTAAAcaatacaatttaatcatttgtgtCCTATACTTTAAGCAAATTTTCTCTCCATTAAAGGTGTAGTAGATCACTTCATGCAAGACAACAATTCAAAAAGCAATTATATAAAGTATTTGCAGAAATCTCTAAGCTTCAAATCTGGGACTTTTTCATGCGGTGGGTTGGGATCAAGGATGCACAAAACCAAACCACAAACTTGACAATGCATCTCGTAATTTCTGTTATGACTTTTAAATGATAATAAGTAATGGATCTCGAAATTCCTGCTATGCTTGTTCTACACTCCTGATTAGGCTATCCGCATCCAAAAAACTGCTGATCGAACTTAAACCATATCAAATTGACTACAACATATTTAGTGTTCCAATCCATAaagttagttgttaatttgtAGAATAGTCTGATTTCTGATATCTTTTGTGCAAACAATCTCAAAGTTACGATATGAATTATGCGATAACAACTCAAAGAATAATCATGAGGCTCACTAATTAAAAGGTAAATCATACATGAAGATTTGACCATTAATTGCATACAAATTTGACCACTCTCTACTAAATAACGAATAATGCGCGAAAAACAACGCAACTTTGATTCTCCATGAAAATTACGCCCCATAAGCAGCCATGTTAACTGATATCATATTTTGTTATCCTAGAAGCAAATCCTTAACACCAAAGTTACATGACACAGATAACCACACTTAGCATTAAACCTTAATTTAGATCATAAAAACCTTGTAAACTACTTCACCATAAAACAAATGCAGCTAAGTTTTAAAGCAAAAGTCAATAGTCAAACCATCCTATCTTTTGTTATTAAGATTATCTCTAATTTCCTTTTCTCCTAAAAacgaatatatatattcatggatTAAGCGatcagcaataatgtgcaaaaatGTTAGCTTATTTATCCAATAAAATCCATTATCAACAAAATTTAAGATCTTTTAAACCAAACCCACCTCCAAAATCAATTTTTTGAATGAAACAATAAATACCTAGAGAACCAAAACAATTATATATTGtaataataatctaaaacaaAATCCATTAATACTAGGGACCAAATGAAACAACCCAGATCATGAAATTTGAAGCTAAACGACTAAAATAGGGTTGAGAAATTTTACTAGCTTGAAGCTTCTTGTGAAGCTTGTTGATTTCGACAAGCACCTCTTCTTGTTCTTTCCTTAACCGATCGAGTTCCCTCGAGTTTTCCAAGATTGAAGCAATGTCCGGAGACGACATCGTTTCCTGTTTCCTCTCTTCGTCGGAAATACAATGTTGCCGGTTTTGCCAGATTACTTTCAAGTTCGAagcttggatttttttttctttaatgaatCAAATCCTTAATTTGATCAAAAagtaactattttttttttcaaatgaagtttgaataaaatatttataactcaaTAATAATTGATATTCTTTTACCTCAGGAAAAGGGAAATAATAGTAATATCaaacttataattttaaaaaaatagaagttAATGGTGGATAAAATTTTGACCTTTTTGTACTTTTCGTTATGGTCATGCCCTAATTATTGACACGTGGGAGAAAATATAAATGGTTTTTTATGTCTAGATTTCCATCTTTGCCACTTGTTAGATTCAAATGccaatactaaataaataaataaaagattcaAATACCATTCTTCTCTGGTTTTTTCTGGGCCTCGCTTGAATTGAAGTTTGGGCAAAATGGGAAAAGAATCTTATGGTccaaaaataaaatggaaatgtaTTATAAACAAGGGCGTAAAGAAACCTCAAATTTCCTGTTACTGTTGAATTGAGTAATttagtgaatttaatttaattattgtgATACTTAATTTAAATAGCTTAAAATTTTAACTagatatttcattttaattaatattggGAGGACGTcaaatttattctaaaataattttttaaaatatcatttataaaaatatacaggCTTTTCAACCATAACTAGTATTATGCTTGAAACTTTTGTGCTCAATTTTGACAATTCCATGAAGAGTTTTGAAGAGCAGAATCCTTCACTCACCTAAGGAATGTAAGTATTTGCTCTTGATGGTGTTTCAATCCATGCTTTGTAAATAAAGTGGGTACCACTAAATAGAAGCAAGGGATAAAACTCTAGCATGGATACAATATCAAACTATTGTTGGAATCGACTAGTTGTACAATAGGTAGCACTTTGAAACTTCTTTCAAGAAAGCTGAACTCCTCaacaattaatattaaaattttttagtcCTAATATTAATtgattaatctaatttaattgaGATCCTTCAATTTAACAAGCTTGCTCGACTAAACAAGATTATACTCTAACTGAGATCATTCAGCGCGATAATTTTATATTCGAATtgtgtttataaattttatagtaTTTGTTCGCACACACAATACAAGAATGAAACTTTAACATTTGACATAGAATTGGAGTTCATATCATCGGAAACTGACGTAGGAGAGCAGTCCGGCAGTGCCGGTGGGATGAACAACTTCAAGAGCCTCAAACAGCCATGAAAGAGATTCAAGGAGCTCGAAAACTTTGACTTTGTCATTGGGGTACTTCACCTCTGCAACATCCTCCTCATAACTGGTCTAACCATGAACTTATGCTTTCCTGGGAATCAAATTGTAGATCCTGCAAAACATATGGATGAGAAAATTTCGAGATTTTTATGATAATCATATGATGAACACTTTGAAAGGCTAACTTACAGATAGTTGCACATCTGGTGGTGTATCAAATTCCAAGTTCTCAAGCTCGGAAATTCCGCAAGTGCATGTATCTTTGTTTCCGGCCGACATCTCCATCGTGCCAGGATCATGAACGGCGTACGAGACTCGATCCTTTACCGAATTCTTTACCTGCAGGGAAGAATTATCCAAGCAATTCATCTCGGAATTTACAGCAGCCTGAGATTCCCCAGCCAACCATAATGGATACTCCAAATGATCCTCACATTCAACACCCTGGATCGGTAGATTAGATCCTTCTGCAGCAAATTTTGATTCCTGTTCCACGGTATCCAAACTTCGGTGAGGATCGAATGAATTCAAATGACaatttcttcctttcaattcatAAACAGCAAAACTCCAAGTACCTGGTGCACCTTTTCGTCAATGTCATCTTCATATATCATTGATTCCCATGGCCGAGGTGGACTCCGAGTCATCGTTTTCGGGGTCCTTGGACTCGCACGAATCATTGAGTTATCTGAATCTTCCATCCTAGTAACGCCATCATTCTTATCGGTCTGTTTTGGTTGTTGACATGAAATTTTAGAAACCACATATTCCCCACCAACTTCTACTTCTTCAGCCCCTAAATGGTACTGATGCATCACCCAATTCGACTTTTCGGGCTTGTGAGCTCGGTTCGAACGTTTATAGAGAACCATGATCTTCTTCCAGCCCTTGCGAACTCCATTTTCTATGACAGGTTTGGTCTTTCCGGTCTTATGCCATCGAACATGCTCCTCGATCGTACTATGTCGGTTCTGGATCCTGCGGCGCTTTCGCTGACCAGTAGCATAAGCATTGATGGTTTGATGAAAGAAGTGGATACTACTCCCATCTTTCTTTACacctgcaaaaaaaaaatgaaaatgatcctCAGAATCAAATTTGTAAACCATTAAAAGACTCGAATATGTCGGGCATGGACCCTTACCAGGGAGATTTTGAGGATGAGTGTAACAGATTCCTTGATCCTCGTTCAGTGTGGGGATAAACTCGTCGATAAAGGGGTGTGGTTTTAAGTCTCCGACGCCGCATTTGGCAGCTAAATGCTCTAAAAGCTCGATATCGGAGGGATCAAATTTCAATCCAATTGGAAGGCCAGGCCACTGAGGCGAAACctacattaaaaaaacaaagaaaaacagcTTCAAGGTGGACGTTACTGAGGCCAAAAATTCATGCTATGAAACACTCGAAGTGTCGAACTTACATCACTATTATCAATACGGCAATGACAGTTCGGACATTCACGATTTGCTCCACAGTCAGGGTCAGTGATTTGAATGGCGTTTTTTACTTTCTTTGCAATTGATCTACTGTCAATGAGCCAGCTTCTGCTGCAAATTACAATGATTTTTTGTCAATAAAGATGCAATGAAATATGGAAGAATTTTCCATTAAAATCGTATCAATCTGTAAGAAATGAATCATGGGATGTTTCATTACGGTTGAATTGAAAAAGGGTTTCTTTTTAACTGAACTATGGAAGATTTTTCCATTAAAATCATATCAACCTCAACAATGCAGCTCATAAAAGATGATGAAACTCTAGCATATAATAACCTCCCTACACATTCAAACTCAagtgaaaacaaaaacaaaaaaaaaaaaagaagaagaagaagaggaagagaaaAACAGAACTTTATtagaaccaaaaagaaaaaagaaaatattttctttgggaattggatttcaagttaaATTCCATGAATTTATATAAAGAAAAACACCCAGAAACCAAAATCATCCCCATgtcaaagaaaattaaagaagAGATT is part of the Gossypium hirsutum isolate 1008001.06 chromosome D11, Gossypium_hirsutum_v2.1, whole genome shotgun sequence genome and encodes:
- the LOC107911769 gene encoding SAGA-associated factor 29 homolog A yields the protein MSSPDIASILENSRELDRLRKEQEEVLVEINKLHKKLQATPEVVEKPGDSSLSRLKSLYIQARDLSEREVTISNLLLNQLDAFLPSGPPGQQRRKMDGNDQKRKRMKSDSDISRLSPSMRSHIEACVSLKDEQVAARVTSDAEKDEWFVVKVINFDEKTKEFEVLDEEPGDEEEGSGQKKYKLPASCIIPFPKRNDPASTPEFPAGRQVLAVYPGTTALYKATVISTPRKRKSDEYLLEFDDDEEDGALPQRTVPFHKVVQLPEGHRQ
- the LOC107910862 gene encoding SUPPRESSOR OF GAMMA RESPONSE 1 isoform X2, with the translated sequence MASRSWLIDSRSIAKKVKNAIQITDPDCGANRECPNCHCRIDNSDVSPQWPGLPIGLKFDPSDIELLEHLAAKCGVGDLKPHPFIDEFIPTLNEDQGICYTHPQNLPGVKKDGSSIHFFHQTINAYATGQRKRRRIQNRHSTIEEHVRWHKTGKTKPVIENGVRKGWKKIMVLYKRSNRAHKPEKSNWVMHQYHLGAEEVEVGGEYVVSKISCQQPKQTDKNDGVTRMEDSDNSMIRASPRTPKTMTRSPPRPWESMIYEDDIDEKVHQESKFAAEGSNLPIQGVECEDHLEYPLWLAGESQAAVNSEMNCLDNSSLQVKNSVKDRVSYAVHDPGTMEMSAGNKDTCTCGISELENLEFDTPPDVQLSDLQFDSQESISSWLDQL
- the LOC107910862 gene encoding SUPPRESSOR OF GAMMA RESPONSE 1 isoform X1 — translated: MASRSWLIDSRSIAKKVKNAIQITDPDCGANRECPNCHCRIDNSDVSPQWPGLPIGLKFDPSDIELLEHLAAKCGVGDLKPHPFIDEFIPTLNEDQGICYTHPQNLPGKGPCPTYSSLLMVYKFDSEDHFHFFFAGVKKDGSSIHFFHQTINAYATGQRKRRRIQNRHSTIEEHVRWHKTGKTKPVIENGVRKGWKKIMVLYKRSNRAHKPEKSNWVMHQYHLGAEEVEVGGEYVVSKISCQQPKQTDKNDGVTRMEDSDNSMIRASPRTPKTMTRSPPRPWESMIYEDDIDEKVHQESKFAAEGSNLPIQGVECEDHLEYPLWLAGESQAAVNSEMNCLDNSSLQVKNSVKDRVSYAVHDPGTMEMSAGNKDTCTCGISELENLEFDTPPDVQLSDLQFDSQESISSWLDQL